The sequence cttaatctccgtgccgaaaagaatgtggccacttattatgggacggagggagtaatgaGTATGAAATTTCAAGAGATCAAGAACACGTAAGCACAAATCCGttttaaatactactccctctgtcccactccaaatgtcccattttctattttgagttgtcccacttcaaatgtctcatttctttttttggcaatatactctctctctatatttaatatttaaacaattctCACCAACCCACTTATGCACATTTtataatctccgtgcccaaaagaatggagacatttggagcgggacggagggagtatgatttattCGATCATGTAAATTCTACAACGCAGTTACACTTTATATATAGAACATATATAGAAATTCATGTTTGGGTAATTGTGAACTCAAAACTGTTTAGAGAGGAGGTGCAGGAGTATGCGATGAAGCACATGGTTGGAGTGAAGGAGATGATGAGCGACTTACTCTCAGAAGCCTTAGGGCTTCCCAGCGATTACCTTTCAAACCTAGAGTGCATGAAAAGCCAGCTGCTGGCATGTCTCTATTACCCACCTTGTCCTGACCCACACAAAACCTTAGGAACTCAGAAGCATTCCGATTCAACCTTCCTCACAATACTGATGCAAGACAACATCGGCGGCCTCCAGATTCTTCACGACGATCAATGGGTGGATGTCCCGCCGGTTCATGGTGGCCTCGTCGCCAATATCGGCGACCAAATGCAGGTAgtgattaaattaaaaaaaatgatacgaTGGAGTCTAGTATTAATTGAATGTTTATTGTTGGTAGATTATTAGCAATGGGAAGTTCATGAGCGCGCAGCACAGAGTGTGGGTGCAGGAGTCGGTGCCGAGGGTTTCGGTGGCGTCTTTCTTCAGTCCGAGCGCGAGGGCTGCCACAACCAAGGCGTTTGGTCCCATCAAAGAGCTTCTTTCTGATGACAACAAGGCCGCTTACAAAGACTATTACTTCCTTGATTTCATGAACCATTACAAGGCCAAAGGCGAGCGTGTCGCCTCCCCTTTGCATTATTACAAGATATAAAACTTTCATATATATTCCAGCTTCTGTGTAATTTATACTCcatatataatttgaaatcaGCTTGTGTTATCTTGGAATTCGATAAAATATTATCTCTGACTCttaagttttgtgatatattttcttttttatactAAGTCTCTGTAAGATCTGCAAGCACCACACACAATTGGTAATGCATCAAGGAAAGCCCAAACGAAATATTATGGCAAttcataatactccctccgtcccatttcaaatgtcttgctttcctttttgggttgtcccacttcaaatgtccaGTTTTCCTTTATGGAAAAAAATTAGTTCCAA comes from Salvia miltiorrhiza cultivar Shanhuang (shh) chromosome 3, IMPLAD_Smil_shh, whole genome shotgun sequence and encodes:
- the LOC131014193 gene encoding 1-aminocyclopropane-1-carboxylate oxidase homolog 1-like, with translation MANYSNGDYDWATEVKKLQEAKTGVKGLVDAGVTELPRLFVHTPEDLHAHPIHGGQLELPTIDLSGAERGGARRREVVEEIGKAAAEWGFFRLVNHGIPVETMDAMLEAVKRFHELPAEEKTPFYSSDIRKAVKLNSSLPVKENDPACWRDILTCNCRDDRIDPLDLPKACREEVQEYAMKHMVGVKEMMSDLLSEALGLPSDYLSNLECMKSQLLACLYYPPCPDPHKTLGTQKHSDSTFLTILMQDNIGGLQILHDDQWVDVPPVHGGLVANIGDQMQIISNGKFMSAQHRVWVQESVPRVSVASFFSPSARAATTKAFGPIKELLSDDNKAAYKDYYFLDFMNHYKAKGERVASPLHYYKI